One window of the Chryseotalea sp. WA131a genome contains the following:
- a CDS encoding BlaI/MecI/CopY family transcriptional regulator, which yields MKELTKAEDQIMQILWKLKKAFVKDIVDQLPNPKPAYNTVSTIVRILEKKGFVGYTAYGKTHEYYPLIAKDKYTHFYLNNLVKGYFGGSFQSLVSFFAAENKMGVQDIDLLVKQLEELKQKKP from the coding sequence ATGAAAGAATTGACGAAAGCAGAAGACCAAATCATGCAAATTTTATGGAAGTTGAAAAAAGCTTTTGTAAAGGACATTGTTGATCAACTACCCAACCCGAAGCCGGCATATAACACGGTCTCCACTATTGTGAGAATTCTTGAGAAAAAAGGATTTGTTGGATATACTGCGTATGGAAAGACTCACGAGTATTATCCGTTGATCGCAAAAGACAAGTACACGCACTTCTATTTGAACAATCTAGTGAAGGGATATTTTGGAGGTTCCTTTCAAAGCTTGGTTTCTTTTTTCGCAGCGGAAAATAAAATGGGTGTGCAGGATATTGACTTGCTCGTAAAACAATTGGAGGAACTTAAACAGAAAAAGCCATGA
- the sdaAB gene encoding L-serine ammonia-lyase, iron-sulfur-dependent subunit beta, translating to MSEKSSVFDMIGPVMIGPSSSHTAGVVRIAKAAIKVLGGTPDQADITFYNSFARTYEGHGSDRAILAGLMDFETDDKRIKESIEIAEKIGLKYHFKSVGNASTLHPNSIKLNLTKGNKQIEVLGESKGGGIINIAEINGFKADFTANLHTIIIFAADVKGSIAFIADIIAHDDCNIATMSVSRKGKNDLACQVIEMDSGIKPVTFEYLKSLSWVHDVIYIPDINR from the coding sequence ATGTCTGAAAAAAGCAGCGTTTTTGATATGATTGGCCCTGTTATGATAGGCCCTTCAAGCTCGCATACGGCTGGGGTGGTGCGCATTGCCAAGGCGGCCATCAAAGTGCTAGGTGGCACACCCGATCAGGCAGACATCACTTTTTATAATTCCTTTGCCAGAACGTACGAAGGTCACGGAAGTGATCGGGCCATTTTGGCTGGGTTGATGGATTTTGAAACCGATGACAAACGCATAAAAGAATCCATTGAGATAGCTGAGAAAATCGGACTAAAGTATCATTTTAAATCGGTAGGCAATGCCTCCACTCTTCATCCCAACTCCATTAAATTAAATCTCACGAAGGGAAATAAGCAAATTGAAGTTCTTGGGGAAAGTAAGGGAGGAGGCATCATTAACATTGCGGAGATTAATGGCTTTAAAGCCGACTTTACTGCCAACCTGCACACCATCATTATCTTTGCGGCCGATGTGAAAGGCAGTATTGCATTTATTGCTGACATCATCGCACACGATGATTGCAACATTGCAACTATGTCGGTATCGCGTAAGGGCAAAAATGACTTAGCTTGCCAAGTAATTGAAATGGATTCGGGCATTAAGCCCGTAACATTTGAGTATTTGAAGAGTCTTAGTTGGGTTCACGATGTAATTTATATTCCGGATATTAATCGATAA
- a CDS encoding TolC family protein, translated as MRKGLLIFGLVFTICTSTFSQSAGKKVYTLKECIEIALRNNLAVKRSALGLKGADINLDQARYTMLPTLNLSSSGGSNWGRSVDPTTNLFIDQKIDNANVSANASLLLFNAFRVMNGIRQSVNDKAAAESDYTKAKNDVILSVITFYTSVIFNQELLQNAQFQLRTTQQQLERTKKLEQAGSVPLGNVLDLEAQDATNELNLVQRENNYNLSLLQLKQALQLPASTPLNVEVPAINVEDQVIDQTTEQIYDIARQNMPEIKAAVFRTESAAYGLKSARGSLYPRLSLNANAFTNYSSAARIFSTSTVIDPNPVIGFIGSDPLNSANQVRSIQPASIPNFTEKPFSNQFSDNISRALSLNLTIPVFNSYNARANVLRSKVTKETASINLTDVENRLRQAIETAYNDATAAAKTYASSTKAVKAREEAFRMTKQRYDAGASNYVDYQVSENNLFQAKSDQVRAKYDLIFKKKVLDFYQGKPIDY; from the coding sequence ATGAGAAAAGGTTTACTAATTTTTGGTTTGGTCTTTACGATTTGCACGTCCACGTTTTCGCAATCTGCAGGCAAAAAGGTTTATACCCTTAAGGAGTGCATTGAAATTGCATTAAGGAATAATCTCGCGGTAAAGCGGAGTGCCTTGGGTTTGAAAGGTGCTGACATTAATCTGGATCAGGCTCGTTATACGATGTTGCCTACTCTTAACTTATCAAGTTCGGGAGGCTCTAACTGGGGCCGCTCGGTAGACCCCACCACCAACTTGTTCATTGATCAGAAAATTGACAATGCCAACGTAAGCGCCAACGCCAGTTTGTTGCTGTTTAATGCTTTTCGAGTGATGAATGGCATCCGTCAAAGCGTAAATGACAAAGCGGCTGCTGAAAGTGATTATACCAAAGCAAAAAATGACGTAATCCTTAGCGTAATTACGTTTTATACCTCGGTAATTTTTAATCAAGAACTATTGCAAAATGCTCAGTTTCAATTGCGAACTACTCAGCAACAATTAGAGCGCACCAAAAAACTAGAGCAAGCAGGCTCAGTACCGTTGGGTAATGTTCTTGATTTGGAGGCACAGGATGCAACCAACGAATTGAATCTGGTGCAACGCGAAAACAACTACAACTTATCACTTTTGCAGTTAAAGCAAGCTCTTCAGTTGCCAGCTTCTACTCCCTTAAATGTGGAAGTGCCAGCGATAAATGTTGAAGATCAGGTGATTGATCAAACAACGGAGCAGATCTATGACATCGCTCGGCAAAATATGCCGGAAATAAAGGCTGCTGTTTTCCGTACCGAAAGTGCTGCGTATGGACTAAAATCTGCACGCGGTTCCTTGTACCCACGTTTGAGTTTGAATGCCAATGCATTTACTAACTATTCGAGTGCAGCTCGAATCTTTAGTACTTCTACCGTAATCGATCCAAATCCAGTTATAGGTTTTATTGGATCTGACCCTCTCAATTCTGCAAATCAAGTTCGATCCATTCAACCTGCTTCTATACCAAATTTTACAGAGAAGCCATTTAGCAATCAATTTTCAGATAACATTTCGCGCGCCTTATCGCTTAACTTAACCATTCCCGTGTTCAATAGCTACAATGCACGCGCCAATGTTTTGCGTAGCAAGGTCACAAAAGAAACCGCTTCCATCAATTTAACCGATGTGGAAAATCGCCTTCGTCAAGCCATTGAAACAGCCTACAACGATGCCACCGCAGCCGCCAAAACATATGCCTCCTCTACGAAGGCAGTCAAAGCTCGTGAGGAGGCGTTTCGTATGACCAAGCAGCGCTACGATGCGGGGGCTTCCAACTATGTAGATTATCAGGTTTCTGAAAACAACCTGTTCCAAGCCAAATCAGATCAAGTGCGTGCCAAATACGACTTGATCTTCAAAAAGAAAGTGCTCGACTTCTATCAAGGTAAACCAATCGACTATTAA
- a CDS encoding DUF4159 domain-containing protein → MAQRKNLKIAELLSVFHISCIAKSLACIAAVLLLITLPATGQSLKIAKLKYNGGGDWYANKTALPNLINFCNKELSTELNEEEDVIEVGSPGIISYPYIYITGHGNVVFTSSDASNLRNYLIGGGFLHVDDNYGMDKFVRIELKKVFPELELVEIPFNHAVYNQKFKFANGLPKIHEHDGKPAQGLGLFYQGRLVVFYSYECDLGNGWEDARIHNDPEEKRQQALKMGANLISYCFTAN, encoded by the coding sequence ATGGCACAAAGGAAAAATTTAAAAATCGCTGAATTGCTTTCAGTTTTCCACATTTCATGCATAGCCAAGAGTTTGGCTTGTATTGCAGCGGTCTTGCTGTTAATAACCTTACCGGCAACCGGGCAGAGCCTAAAAATCGCCAAACTGAAGTATAATGGAGGTGGCGATTGGTATGCGAACAAAACTGCATTGCCTAACCTCATCAACTTCTGCAACAAAGAGTTAAGTACTGAATTGAACGAAGAAGAGGATGTGATTGAAGTAGGCAGCCCGGGCATTATCAGTTACCCTTATATTTATATTACTGGCCACGGCAATGTGGTTTTCACTTCTTCAGATGCCTCCAATCTTAGAAACTACTTAATAGGCGGAGGCTTTTTACATGTTGACGACAACTACGGCATGGACAAATTTGTACGCATCGAATTAAAAAAGGTTTTCCCTGAACTAGAGTTGGTCGAGATTCCCTTCAATCATGCCGTCTACAACCAAAAATTTAAGTTTGCAAATGGCTTGCCTAAAATCCACGAGCATGATGGAAAGCCCGCTCAAGGACTAGGGTTATTTTATCAAGGCAGATTGGTCGTCTTCTATTCGTATGAGTGCGACCTGGGAAATGGCTGGGAAGATGCTCGCATCCATAACGACCCGGAAGAAAAAAGGCAACAGGCTTTAAAAATGGGTGCCAATCTTATTTCGTATTGCTTTACGGCAAATTGA
- a CDS encoding peptidoglycan DD-metalloendopeptidase family protein has product MAKIKYTYNPETCKYEPIVVTPKQMGKNIFRFLGISFLLGLTGLVYVTIKMPLIDEIYQLQKNQELKSEWSALYQQMENVSEQLLALEQNDDQNFRIILNLEPLSSSQREAGAGGREKESATIEYPLIRKAYEKSEKIVNRLDIESQSMTQLKDELQKKEKMWAARPAIQPINNRDLTRLNTIFGMRLHPIFNYVRPHNGLDLTAPHGTPVYSSGDGYVTFARPNAGYGNVIFIHHGFGFETRYAHLSRYNVTEGETVKRGQLIGFVGNTGTSTNDHLHYEVMYNGNYVNPIHFLNTTLAQDEYNKIIKVRPKKLD; this is encoded by the coding sequence ATGGCGAAAATAAAATACACATATAACCCCGAAACATGTAAGTATGAGCCGATTGTGGTTACGCCTAAGCAAATGGGCAAAAACATTTTTCGGTTTTTAGGTATTTCGTTTTTGCTTGGCCTTACGGGATTGGTTTATGTGACTATAAAAATGCCATTGATAGATGAAATCTATCAACTTCAAAAGAATCAAGAGCTAAAATCTGAATGGAGTGCGCTTTACCAACAAATGGAAAATGTATCAGAACAGTTATTGGCACTTGAACAAAATGATGACCAAAACTTCAGAATTATTTTGAATTTAGAACCACTATCATCGAGCCAACGCGAGGCCGGTGCGGGGGGTAGAGAAAAAGAAAGTGCGACTATTGAATACCCGCTCATTCGAAAGGCTTACGAAAAATCAGAGAAAATCGTCAATCGGTTGGACATTGAATCTCAATCGATGACTCAGTTGAAAGACGAGCTTCAGAAAAAAGAAAAAATGTGGGCTGCGAGGCCTGCCATTCAACCTATCAATAATCGCGACCTTACTCGATTGAATACTATTTTTGGAATGCGGCTGCATCCAATTTTTAATTATGTACGTCCACACAATGGTTTAGATTTAACTGCTCCGCACGGTACTCCAGTATATTCCTCTGGTGATGGATATGTTACTTTTGCGCGGCCAAACGCTGGTTACGGCAACGTGATTTTTATCCATCATGGTTTTGGATTTGAAACACGTTACGCGCATTTATCCAGATACAATGTTACAGAAGGAGAAACAGTGAAAAGAGGCCAGCTTATTGGTTTTGTTGGTAACACTGGCACCTCTACCAACGACCATTTACATTATGAAGTAATGTATAATGGAAATTATGTTAATCCGATTCACTTCCTCAATACTACTTTAGCACAAGACGAGTATAATAAAATCATTAAAGTGAGGCCTAAGAAGCTTGATTGA
- a CDS encoding TlpA family protein disulfide reductase, producing the protein MVNKSDLELNVDGSQQQGFWEIKGSPDHDLIAKVQAMVQQSQAGPEMQAIETEYQQAAASNNEKRVEELRNQAMALMENNSVKLASFLKEQPVSLALFNLLQDPNLIDKDKNLDLFISTSEKFKKEWPNYVFTKELSNQVQKMKVTAIGQLAPEIALANPNGQIVKLSSLRGKYVLIDFWAKWCGPCRRENPNVVKAYQRFKDKGFEVFGVSLDRTKEDWVKAIAEDGLTWTHVSDLKYFESQAARDYNINAIPFSILLDKTGKIIAKNLRGAALEQKLEEVFKE; encoded by the coding sequence ATGGTGAATAAAAGTGACTTAGAATTGAATGTTGATGGTAGCCAGCAACAAGGTTTTTGGGAAATCAAGGGCTCACCTGACCACGATTTGATTGCCAAAGTTCAAGCGATGGTGCAACAATCACAAGCAGGCCCAGAAATGCAAGCCATAGAAACTGAATATCAGCAAGCTGCGGCTTCTAATAATGAAAAGCGTGTGGAAGAATTGCGAAACCAAGCCATGGCGTTGATGGAAAACAATAGCGTGAAGTTGGCCAGTTTTTTAAAGGAACAGCCCGTTTCACTGGCCTTGTTCAATTTGCTGCAAGACCCCAACTTGATTGACAAAGACAAAAACCTTGATTTGTTTATTTCTACATCTGAAAAGTTTAAGAAGGAGTGGCCAAACTACGTTTTTACGAAAGAACTTTCCAACCAAGTGCAGAAAATGAAAGTAACGGCCATTGGTCAATTGGCACCCGAGATTGCATTGGCAAACCCCAACGGACAAATTGTAAAATTATCTTCCTTGCGTGGCAAATATGTATTGATTGATTTTTGGGCGAAGTGGTGTGGCCCCTGTCGCAGAGAAAACCCGAACGTGGTAAAAGCCTATCAACGATTTAAAGACAAAGGGTTTGAAGTATTTGGCGTTTCACTCGACCGAACAAAGGAAGATTGGGTAAAAGCCATTGCCGAAGATGGATTGACATGGACGCATGTGTCTGACTTAAAATATTTTGAATCACAAGCGGCCAGAGATTACAATATCAACGCCATTCCATTTTCCATTTTGCTGGATAAGACAGGAAAGATTATCGCGAAGAATTTGAGAGGTGCTGCGTTAGAACAAAAATTAGAGGAAGTGTTTAAAGAGTAG
- the gatB gene encoding Asp-tRNA(Asn)/Glu-tRNA(Gln) amidotransferase subunit GatB — MIDNLSDKYRIVVGLEIHAQLLTKTKIYNSDSAAYGGEPNTHVSTITLAHPGTLPKLNKKVVEHAIKMGIACDSKISRHQIFDRKNYFYPDLPKGYQLTQDRTPICVGGFISIKSKDGAERKIELNRIHIEEDAGKSIHLENESDTLVDFNRSGVALIEIVTNPVITSAEEAATSFAEVRKLVRYLEICDGNMEEGSLRCDANVSVMLKGAKELGKKVEIKNMNSVRNVQYAVTYEAERQIALLEKGESIVSETRTFNADNGKTYGMRTKEELNDYRYFPDPDLSPLVVSDEWLEKIKSSMPMLPKQWFEKFVSHFGLPTYDAHVLTESKEMAIYFEQVASHTHYYKAISNWLMGPVKSYLNEKNLEIENISLKPATLCKLIELVESGKVSFAVAAQSIFNELLTDDSLEPLAIAQRLNLIHESNADVIILLIDEVINEFPLKVEEYKKGKKGIAAMFMGEIMKRSKGKADHKLTNQLLAKRLAEVSGK, encoded by the coding sequence ATGATTGACAATTTGTCTGATAAGTACCGAATAGTGGTTGGACTAGAAATCCACGCACAACTTCTTACCAAAACGAAAATCTACAATTCGGATTCAGCCGCATACGGTGGCGAGCCAAATACCCATGTGAGCACCATTACTTTGGCGCACCCCGGAACACTACCCAAATTGAATAAGAAGGTAGTGGAGCATGCCATTAAAATGGGCATTGCTTGTGATAGCAAGATTTCGCGCCATCAAATATTCGACCGCAAAAATTATTTTTATCCTGATTTACCAAAAGGGTATCAGCTTACACAAGACAGAACTCCTATTTGTGTGGGTGGATTTATAAGCATCAAATCAAAAGATGGAGCAGAACGGAAAATTGAATTGAACCGTATCCACATTGAAGAAGATGCTGGTAAATCCATTCACTTGGAAAATGAGTCCGACACATTGGTAGATTTTAATCGTTCGGGTGTGGCGTTAATTGAAATTGTTACCAACCCGGTAATCACAAGCGCTGAAGAAGCAGCCACTTCATTTGCAGAAGTGAGAAAGCTGGTTCGCTATTTGGAAATCTGCGATGGCAACATGGAAGAGGGTTCTTTGCGGTGTGATGCCAACGTGTCGGTGATGTTGAAGGGTGCAAAGGAACTGGGCAAGAAAGTTGAAATCAAAAACATGAACTCGGTACGCAATGTGCAGTATGCGGTTACGTACGAAGCCGAGCGACAAATAGCGTTACTCGAAAAAGGAGAGTCCATTGTTTCGGAAACGCGAACGTTCAATGCCGATAACGGAAAGACCTACGGCATGCGCACCAAAGAGGAGCTAAACGATTATCGCTATTTTCCTGACCCCGATCTAAGTCCGCTAGTGGTGTCAGATGAGTGGTTGGAGAAAATAAAATCCTCTATGCCCATGCTTCCCAAGCAATGGTTTGAGAAATTTGTTTCGCACTTTGGGTTGCCGACCTACGATGCCCACGTTTTAACCGAGTCGAAAGAAATGGCGATTTATTTTGAGCAGGTGGCGAGCCACACGCACTACTACAAAGCGATTTCAAATTGGTTGATGGGGCCAGTAAAATCCTATCTCAATGAGAAGAATTTGGAGATAGAAAACATAAGTTTGAAACCGGCCACCCTTTGCAAATTGATTGAACTGGTCGAATCGGGAAAAGTAAGTTTTGCGGTGGCAGCGCAATCTATTTTTAATGAATTGTTAACAGATGATTCGCTTGAACCTTTGGCCATTGCCCAGCGTTTAAATCTTATTCACGAAAGCAATGCCGATGTTATTATACTTTTGATTGATGAGGTGATAAACGAATTTCCGTTGAAAGTAGAAGAGTACAAAAAAGGAAAGAAGGGAATTGCAGCCATGTTTATGGGTGAAATTATGAAACGCAGCAAAGGCAAAGCAGACCATAAACTCACAAATCAGTTATTGGCGAAACGGTTAGCGGAGGTGAGTGGTAAATAG
- a CDS encoding M23 family metallopeptidase, translating to MAVTKFKYDPKTLRYERAGISILGVTFRVIGYLSFGSLFLVALVLLQNSIFDTELETKLRAENEALESHQVILASRLQASSGRIKRLKSENKDLYEKLFETTLETGESDPTAYKEEILTANSSSFANWMTSVVEKSEMVSAQAKTNNYYFSESASIEKHELRILKNLPTIPPIQNFEVDKLVSGFGRRINPFHKGLDSHEGVDIAATIGTNVLASGPGLVVNIGQSNLLAGYGTYIDIDHGKGIVTRYAHLAEVKIRYGQRVTKEQIIGTIGSTGGSIAPHLHYEVIKDGHKVNPVKYMIGGLSSTEYQQMVNNSNKLNQSLD from the coding sequence ATGGCTGTAACAAAATTCAAGTATGACCCCAAAACCTTGCGCTACGAGCGGGCCGGTATTTCTATATTGGGCGTTACGTTTAGAGTGATTGGCTACCTTAGTTTTGGTTCCCTCTTCTTGGTGGCATTGGTACTTTTGCAGAATTCTATTTTTGACACTGAATTGGAAACTAAGTTAAGGGCTGAAAACGAGGCGTTGGAAAGCCACCAAGTAATTTTGGCCAGCAGGTTGCAAGCTTCGTCAGGTAGGATTAAAAGACTAAAGTCAGAGAATAAAGATTTATACGAAAAGTTGTTTGAAACAACACTTGAAACTGGAGAGTCTGATCCCACAGCTTACAAGGAAGAGATACTCACGGCCAATTCAAGTTCTTTTGCAAATTGGATGACCTCGGTAGTAGAAAAATCAGAAATGGTAAGTGCGCAAGCCAAAACAAACAATTACTATTTTTCTGAAAGTGCGAGTATCGAAAAGCATGAGCTTAGGATTTTGAAAAATCTACCAACCATCCCGCCTATTCAAAATTTTGAGGTTGACAAATTGGTATCCGGATTTGGAAGGCGTATCAACCCGTTTCACAAGGGCTTAGATTCTCACGAAGGTGTGGATATTGCTGCCACCATCGGAACAAATGTTTTGGCAAGTGGGCCAGGACTGGTTGTAAATATTGGTCAAAGTAATTTGCTCGCAGGTTATGGTACCTATATAGATATTGACCATGGCAAAGGGATTGTTACTCGCTACGCACATTTGGCAGAAGTAAAAATCAGGTACGGTCAGCGCGTAACCAAAGAACAAATAATTGGTACTATTGGTAGCACGGGCGGCTCTATTGCTCCGCATCTTCATTATGAAGTAATAAAAGATGGCCATAAGGTGAACCCTGTAAAATATATGATTGGAGGCCTTAGTAGCACGGAGTATCAGCAAATGGTAAATAATAGCAATAAGCTAAACCAATCACTTGATTAA
- a CDS encoding toxin-antitoxin system YwqK family antitoxin, protein MRNLVSLVFLLPMICCEVNSSKKESKDGKNGIVRSYYDNAKKIIKAEVTMKDGKRNGPAIQYYRTGKKSIEMNYVNGERDGLSTRYFENGTIGQQTTFVKDKMHGVQKRFRENGKLLSEITFFNNQPCKGLKEYFNDGTLKTEKDFPRIVIKPIDRIFTDAIYLLKLSLSEKANEVEFYVGSLTDQKYLGDKALRAWSVDSKVEADLVFRLPPGTLMMEKINIIAKFKTINGNYYITEAPYNLAIENRN, encoded by the coding sequence ATGCGAAATCTTGTTTCTTTAGTATTTCTTTTGCCGATGATCTGCTGTGAGGTAAACTCTTCTAAAAAAGAGTCCAAAGACGGCAAAAATGGAATTGTTAGATCATATTATGATAATGCCAAGAAGATAATCAAAGCTGAAGTGACCATGAAAGATGGTAAGAGAAATGGCCCAGCTATTCAATACTATAGAACCGGCAAAAAGTCAATTGAAATGAATTATGTCAACGGGGAACGGGATGGGCTCTCTACTCGTTATTTTGAGAACGGTACAATTGGTCAGCAAACGACTTTCGTAAAAGACAAAATGCATGGGGTTCAAAAAAGATTTCGTGAAAATGGTAAGCTGTTGTCGGAGATAACTTTTTTCAATAATCAACCTTGCAAAGGGCTGAAAGAATATTTTAATGATGGTACTTTAAAAACCGAAAAGGACTTTCCTCGAATTGTTATCAAGCCTATTGATAGAATATTTACGGATGCTATTTACTTGTTGAAGTTATCCTTATCAGAAAAGGCCAATGAAGTTGAGTTTTATGTAGGTAGCCTCACCGATCAAAAATATTTAGGTGATAAAGCTTTAAGGGCTTGGAGCGTTGATTCCAAGGTTGAGGCAGATTTGGTTTTTAGATTGCCGCCTGGAACTTTGATGATGGAGAAAATCAATATCATAGCTAAGTTTAAAACGATTAACGGTAACTACTACATTACCGAGGCACCCTATAACTTAGCGATTGAAAACCGAAATTAA
- a CDS encoding ISAs1 family transposase: MRSPNPLRDSNSVFHTSFSPLPDPRRTTKGHFQYPLDEILFLVISAVLSGADGWCPVHVFGKAKLDWLRQYLPYANGIPSHDVLGKVFALIDPVEFNRCFMLWVNSLSKLTDGEVVAIDGKTLCGSASQDRTAFHLVSAYATQNRLCLGQQCVKEKSNEITAIPVLLDMLAIESCVVTVDAMGCQQDIAQKILDKKADYILMVKDNQKSLKQQIEKVFTLEKPSHSHRQTDMGHGRAEKRGCDVISGLRFLDDRSNWPGLQSIVRIRSERAEKKTGKITREARYYISSLRGDAAQFNAKIRQHWAIENNLHWSLDVLFNEDALLMKSGNSVINFSIVNKMALALLDKEKSTKMSKRSKRLTAALDDGYRSLVLKC; this comes from the coding sequence ATGCGTAGCCCAAATCCCCTTAGAGATAGCAACTCGGTTTTCCATACATCCTTCAGCCCCTTGCCCGACCCTCGCAGAACCACCAAAGGCCACTTTCAATACCCGCTGGATGAGATTTTGTTTTTAGTGATCTCGGCCGTACTGAGCGGGGCCGATGGCTGGTGCCCCGTACACGTTTTCGGGAAAGCCAAACTGGACTGGTTGCGCCAATACCTTCCCTATGCAAATGGGATACCTTCACACGATGTGTTGGGGAAGGTGTTTGCGTTGATCGACCCCGTTGAGTTCAACCGGTGTTTTATGCTTTGGGTCAATTCCCTGTCCAAACTAACGGACGGGGAAGTGGTTGCCATAGATGGGAAGACGCTTTGTGGATCAGCTTCGCAAGACCGGACAGCTTTTCACCTGGTCTCTGCTTATGCCACCCAAAACAGGCTTTGCCTGGGCCAACAATGTGTGAAGGAAAAGAGCAATGAGATCACCGCCATCCCTGTTTTATTGGACATGCTTGCCATTGAAAGCTGTGTGGTCACTGTGGATGCAATGGGCTGCCAACAGGATATTGCCCAGAAAATCCTCGACAAGAAGGCCGATTATATTTTGATGGTGAAGGACAACCAGAAAAGTCTGAAACAACAGATCGAGAAAGTGTTCACCCTTGAAAAACCTTCCCATTCCCATAGGCAGACAGATATGGGGCATGGGCGTGCAGAAAAAAGGGGATGTGATGTGATCAGTGGGCTGAGGTTTTTAGATGACCGTTCGAATTGGCCGGGGCTTCAAAGTATCGTGCGGATAAGATCAGAACGGGCAGAAAAGAAAACAGGGAAGATCACGCGGGAGGCCCGCTATTATATTTCTTCTTTGCGCGGGGATGCCGCACAGTTCAATGCCAAGATCAGGCAACATTGGGCAATCGAAAACAACCTGCACTGGTCATTGGATGTGCTCTTCAACGAAGATGCCCTGCTGATGAAATCCGGAAACTCGGTTATCAATTTCTCGATTGTCAACAAGATGGCCTTGGCTTTGTTGGACAAAGAAAAATCCACCAAAATGTCCAAACGATCTAAACGGTTGACCGCTGCACTAGATGATGGTTACAGAAGTTTGGTGCTGAAATGTTAA
- the thyA gene encoding thymidylate synthase — MKQYHDLLKHILAAGATKTDRTGTGTLSVFGYQMRFDLQEGFPLVTTKKLHLRSIIYELLWFLNGDTNIKYLKDNGVSIWDEWADKNGNLGPVYGYQWRSWPGKNGTTIDQITKVVEQIKKKPDSRRHMVTAWNPADVDDMALPPCHALFQFYVADGKLSCQLYQRSCDTFLGLPFNIASYALLTHMMAQQCDLEVGEFVWTGGDVHIYSNHLDQVQTQLAREPFVLPTLHIKRKPNSIFDYQFEDFEILNYQAHPSIKAPIAV; from the coding sequence ATGAAACAATACCACGATTTACTAAAACATATATTGGCTGCTGGTGCCACCAAAACAGATCGCACGGGCACAGGCACACTTTCAGTTTTTGGCTACCAAATGCGATTTGATTTGCAAGAGGGTTTTCCGTTGGTCACTACCAAAAAACTTCACTTGCGCTCCATCATTTATGAATTGCTTTGGTTTTTGAATGGCGATACCAACATCAAATATTTAAAAGACAACGGTGTAAGTATTTGGGATGAATGGGCCGACAAAAATGGCAACTTAGGGCCCGTGTACGGATACCAATGGCGGTCGTGGCCGGGTAAAAACGGTACCACCATTGATCAGATTACCAAAGTAGTGGAGCAGATTAAAAAAAAACCAGACTCCAGAAGGCATATGGTTACGGCTTGGAATCCGGCCGATGTAGATGACATGGCATTGCCGCCTTGCCATGCGTTGTTCCAATTTTATGTAGCAGACGGAAAACTGTCCTGTCAACTGTACCAGCGCTCGTGCGATACTTTTTTGGGTTTGCCTTTCAACATTGCATCGTATGCGTTGCTTACCCACATGATGGCGCAGCAATGCGATCTGGAAGTGGGAGAATTTGTGTGGACCGGTGGTGATGTCCATATCTATTCGAATCACCTAGATCAAGTACAAACACAACTTGCGCGCGAACCTTTTGTATTACCTACCTTACACATCAAACGGAAACCGAATTCGATATTTGATTATCAATTTGAAGATTTTGAAATCTTGAATTATCAAGCCCATCCTTCCATCAAAGCCCCCATTGCGGTATAG
- a CDS encoding MerR family transcriptional regulator, whose product MAYKEKEIEKLYYSIGEVAEQFNVAPSLIRFWESEFETIQPKKNRKGNRQFTKEDIDNVRTIYHLVKEKGFTLHGAKEMLKNDTQSVKDKMDLLDSLKKVRQFLVEVREKLS is encoded by the coding sequence ATGGCATACAAAGAAAAAGAAATTGAGAAGCTTTATTACTCAATCGGTGAAGTAGCCGAGCAGTTTAATGTAGCCCCTTCACTTATCCGCTTCTGGGAATCAGAGTTTGAAACCATCCAACCAAAGAAAAACCGAAAAGGCAATCGGCAGTTCACCAAAGAAGACATTGATAACGTTCGCACCATCTATCATTTGGTGAAAGAGAAAGGCTTTACGCTACATGGCGCTAAGGAAATGCTGAAGAATGATACGCAATCCGTTAAAGACAAAATGGATTTGCTTGATTCTCTTAAAAAAGTACGCCAATTCTTGGTGGAAGTGAGAGAAAAGCTTTCTTAA